In one window of Clupea harengus chromosome 4, Ch_v2.0.2, whole genome shotgun sequence DNA:
- the b3gnt7l gene encoding UDP-GlcNAc:betaGal beta-1,3-N-acetylglucosaminyltransferase 7, like, giving the protein MESFQSIRKGFTPCLRRALVMDYFFRRNRVFKTLLTLTLIFATLLMIQIFKVLESNMKEISLDVKSSWCGPECQLFKGKSSNKSPAGNYSPPAQVEDSDAARFIVTKPSLASWDVDVINCTEDPSVRNKDWFRRLDPRFHQFVLHRHCRYFPMLIDHPEKCRSGDVDLLIVVKSVIEQHDRREAVRKTWGNEQVIDNMRIKTLFLLGSPSTGKDAKNLQKLLEYEDKIYGDILQWDFMDTFFNLTLKEVNFLKWFHIHCSKVQFIFKGDDDVFVQTQNLVELIGFKIEESKAENLFVGDTIAKAIPIRNRQSKYYIPKELFDKPYPPYVGGGGFLMSAQLARRLFVISEGQELYPIDDVFLGMCLQKLHLAPEMHPGFRTFGIMKHRKNSPMNSEPCFFKHLIVIHKLTPQELLRMWDIVNNDNLICAKRNILWLRW; this is encoded by the coding sequence ATGGAAAGTTTTCAGTCCATCCGAAAGGGTTTTACACCCTGTTTGAGGCGCGCACTAGTGATGGATTATTTTTTCAGGCGAAATAGAGTTTTTAAGACTCTCCTAACTTTAACCCTCATTTTTGCCACTCTGCTgatgatacaaatattcaagGTTCTTGAAAGCAACATGAAGGAAATAAGTTTGGACGTTAAAAGCAGTTGGTGCGGACCCGAGTGTCAGTTATTTAAGGGAAAATCCTCCAACAAGTCTCCCGCTGGTAATTACTCTCCGCCGGCTCAGGTCGAGGACTCGGATGCAGCTCGTTTTATCGTTACTAAGCCCAGCCTGGCATCTTGGGACGTGGATGTGATCAACTGTACAGAAGATCCTTCCGTGCGGAATAAAGATTGGTTTCGACGACTGGACCCGAGGTTTCATCAGTTTGTGCTTCACAGGCATTGCCGATATTTTCCCATGCTGATTGACCACCCGGAGAAGTGCCGAAGTGGAGACGTGGATCTACTTATTGTGGTAAAGTCAGTTATCGAGCAGCACGACAGGCGAGAGGCCGTGCGTAAGACCTGGGGTAACGAACAGGTAATCGATAACATGAGAATCAAAACTTTGTTTCTCTTAGGCAGCCCATCAACTGGTAAGGATGCGAAAAACTTGCAGAAGCTGTTGGAATATGAGGATAAGATATATGGAGACATTTTACAGTGGGATTTTATGGACACCTTTTTTAACCTCACACTAAAAGAGGTGAATTTTCTTAAATGGTTCCACATTCACTGTTCCAAGGTTCAATTTATCTTCAAAGGGGATGACGACGTTTTTGTGCAAACACAGAACTTGGTGGAACTTATCGGTTTTAAGATAGAGGAGAGCAAAGCTGAGAACCTATTTGTAGGGGACACAATTGCTAAAGCCATACCCATCCGAAACCGCCAAAGCAAATATTATATCCCCAAAGAACTATTTGATAAACCCTACCCGCCATAcgtggggggaggagggtttCTTATGTCAGCGCAGTTGGCCCGAAGACTGTTTGTGATCTCCGAGGGCCAGGAGCTATACCCCATAGACGACGTGTTTCTCGGTATGTGTTTACAAAAGCTGCACCTTGCGCCGGAGATGCACCCAGGCTTCAGGACTTTCGGGATTATGAAGCACAGAAAGAACAGTCCCATGAACAGCGAGCCCTGCTTCTTCAAGCACCTCATCGTCATCCACAAACTCACACCACAGGAGCTGCTCAGAATGTGGGATATAGTGAATAACGATAACCTCATATGCGCCAAAAGGAATATCTTGTGGCTGCGTTGGTGA